GTGAAATCGAGTCAGCAGAAGCATGAGAATAGAAAACACTTAGCTCCTGGTAGTCAACATCTTGTCACAGACCATCGTGCTTTGTACAGCTTTGGGAACGCACGGGAAAAGCTCCGCTTGAAATGGCTTGTACCGTGCCACGTCACATCATCTAGACCGGATGAAAAATTTGGGGCCGTATCTGTGGAATCAATGGGCGTCGTCAACCCGGTTGTAAATTCTCCCCCCAAAAGGGTGTTTTTTGGTCCTAGACTAAGCAGATTCAAGTTTTCATAGTGTGCATTACTGTATGGGATATGTTATATAGGATTAACTTGTCTGCTGTAGTTATCTAACACTGGGTTTCTCCTATATCTCTAGAGCATTGTTACTCCTGCCTCAATCCGATGGCAAAAATAAATGGATGCCTTCCTACTGTAAACCGAAGGATGCTCTCGGCATCCCCAAAGCGTTCAAACACACCACCAATAGCGGTGCTCTCCAAAACAAGAGGCGCCTTTACTCTTGACGTGAACCCTTTTCCACTAAATCAATTTTTGCAAGAattgcagcagccagcagccttGCTTTAATCTGTAAAGCAGCACTGAGAGCCAGGCAAAGCTCTTTCCATCCTGTCAAAAAGGTTCCTTGTATATAATTTTATTCCTGTAGAGGTACCTGTTATTACTGGGCCATGGCTgtgagctcttgtgctctaattAAGTAGAGAATTGGCCCTAATGAATAGCGCTTTTCTGATCCTCAACCTTAATAGTCCTGAAAGTTTTACTATCTTTCACTGAATGTGCCATTTGATGGGAGGTGGAAAAAAATACGCcgttatttgcttttttgtgacTTGTAGGTATGGCTGCGAAGTAGCAAAGAGGGAAAACTCTGCTGAGTGCTTGCTtcctgctttaaaaagcaaattagcATTAGCAAACTAGCCTGTTAGGCTGGGCAGACACGTTTATGataaacatcttttttccttggCTGTGCCAGAATGAATTTAAAAGACACTTGAGATGCCTGAACACATCCCCACGGCACTGGTGGTTTGGGATGCTCGGAGGCGGTAAGAGGCAAACCGGAGACCTCCGCGTGGCCAAAGGGCAGCTTTTCATTCTACCTGAAATTTTGGGGTGAACCAAGGAGAAGTCCTGATGCACGGAGGGGCTCGCTGGAGACACCCCATCATTCCCTGGTCCCATGTCACAACGTCCACGGGACcaactgttttcagcacaggTTGTTGcttgtaaacacacacacaatggtgtgtatgtatatacaacatatatatatatgtatgtatatacacacacctgAGAACCACTCATTTTTCTgggctgtgatttttctttctagtgtgaaaatctgattttgagcgaaacttttttatttctccttcccccccaatATCCTGTTATGAAACTAAACAACTACAAGAATGAAACTCCAACTAAAATTTAACTTTAGGCGACAGATTAGTTTAAAATCATGAAGGTGTAAGAATTAccagactgagattttttttttttttctgcctgtgctcGACTTAAGGGAACTCTATTCAAGACAGGATTAAAATGCTCCGTAGCCATCGCTGCGTGCGGCGACTGCGAAGGCGGGGTAGGCTTCGTAGGCTGCGTACGTGGCTAAATCTTGTCCCATAGTCACCGCTTGTTTGAGCTGAGTGGCTGTGACGGTCGCGGCTGCGTTAGCAATGGTATATCCTgcaggggaaaagagggaaaaaaatacagattaatgAAAAGATGTTCAAAACTCACCATCGCCTGATAGTTTTTGATGGGAAGACTTTGCTGTCGATGGGTATGACATAGGGAGCAATGAGTTTGTTAATGGCAATAatctaattaaattaaataggTCACTTCTGGCATGTTTTTTCTCCACAtcaaaggtaataaaaaaaaagctggaaaattaaGGCATCTTCTCACCTATTATTTGTTAAACATGCTGCTTGAAAAATGCCCCTCTCtgttgaatattttttccttaggctTCAATTATTTCTGAGCTAAGAGGGTGTTAATGGTGCTCTGTACACGTCCTGCCACACATGACGTGAGGAGGGCAAGAAAATGAAGTAATATAGGGGAAATCTGGGCAGGTTTCATAGGGAAAATATGGCTCTGATACCCTGCACAGTCAAAATATATGCAATTCAGGACAGCCACGTTAGAGAGGAGGGAAACTCCCTCTATGCAATATCGGGGAGAAAATATTTAGTAAacgggattttttttcccatcagtttCTAATGGAAAATGTGGTTTCAACACTTCAAAAATTTCCATGGGAAAATGTTAACTTTGCTGATTTAAAATGAATCACTGGGAAAACAAACATCGTTTGGGGATGGTTTGTCTGAAAGCAGGGTATAGCAGCTGGTCGACCAGACCACAATATTTTATTGTGAAAGAATCAAGAATCAAGACAAAGCCCAAATTTGGATATCTGGGGTACCCATTGGCTCTGCTGGACCAGGCTCTGCTGCCAAACTACATCTCCCAGGGTCCAAAATCTCCGACCGACCAGCTGGGCAATGGGATCAACTCAAGGTCAGTCAGAGCCGAGGTCCTCTCGGTGAGGGGAATGGAGATATTGGGCAACACCCAGAACACGTTGTCTTGTTAAAGGTGTTACCTTAGGGGAAAACATGAGAAATTCGCTGTAATTTGAGTATGGCGGCTGCTCAAAGTATCTCCTTTGCATCAGCAAAGCAAGGAGCAACATTTCCATTAGGAATTGAGAAATCTGTCATTTAAAGCGTATCTGCCACCACCATAAGAGAAATGAGCTGCTACCTGGCCTGGCCTGAGCTGGGCTTCAGCAAGCCCTGACCAAGGACCGGTACTTTAATGTATGTCAATTTGTTGAGTTTCCGAGACAAATAACTAAGGgtggatgaaagaaaaaggagagattatAATTAACAGTAAGTGGAGACTGAATTCAATAAAGAGCCCATTTGGTTTCCACCCTGCGGAAGCCTGCACAAACCCAgacaaattgatttttctgtggcttttgcgGACTCCTGTGGCAGGAAGccggatagatttttttttttttttttttttttttttaaaatccatcctTGAGACACTCTAAACAACTCAGTAGTACTGACTAATGCATTCCTCATGTGCAGTTTGGCATGCGTTGCTCCCACTACATCAGAATAACCGTCATGCTGGAGAGCACAGTAAATGTAATGCCTTGAGCTGGATTCCTGCTCCCAGCCTGTGTTCTCCATGGCTTCCCGAGTTGTTTTGGGCAGTTGCAAGAGCTGTTGAGTATGAATtcccaaactggaaaaaaaaccttccagtgGGGGTGTGAGAGCTGGGATCAGATCCTAACTTTCACGGTTGCGTCATTTCTTCGGCGGATGAAATCAAAAGTGTTGGTtcaaaaggagctgggggtgctgggggaggacgGATAGACCATGACTCAATCAATCGTGCATCTTTCCAGTGAGGAAGATCTACTCCATCCTGGGTGGCATCGGCCAGACCGCAGCCAGCAAGTCCAGGACCCAGATGTGGCACCGGGAACGCCAATTCTGGATCCTGCATCCTACCTGGGGCTCCCAGTTGAAGGGAGGCATCCACAAACTGGAAGGACTGGAGGTGAGGTGCGTACCTGGGATGGGGCCCCGAGCGGTGGGGGATGCCCATCCTTGGACACTGCCCCAACTCGCCTGGACACAGCCCCAAGTCACCTGCTGTATCTGCGGCATTGACCCTGCTGGGAGCACGGTCGGACCAGagaccccccaccccggtgccTCCAGCCTGAGTTGCTCTATGGTATGTACACCGTAATTTGGGTAGTCCTGATATAAAGACAAATTACTATATAGGCAATAAAGATGTCATACACATGAGTAACATGAGTCAAGGTAAAGgcgtgggggggagcatagccaggtcTGTCCTCAGTGGCCAAAACCAGGTTCATTCTTGACATCCAcgaggcagcagcaggaaaaataatattccaggAGACCTTTGCTGTACAGACCTTCCCATACCTGGAAAAGCTGGCACTGCAGGAGGCACCTCTGCTCCCTCCGTGGGAATCCCCAGCGTCTGAAGGGTGTATTCTGCTGCGTAAGTTTTGGCTTCATCGATATAGGCGCTGAGCTTGGGTGGTGTGAAGGGATGTCTGTGAGTACAGCAAAATGttagcttggtttttttttttttttccctctaggaCTTTCCTGCCAGATGTTTTGATCCACTCATAGACGGCATCATCCCACATATGAAAcgaaaacattattttactcgGCTGATGCATTAACAAACGTACTCTCCTCGTAGTAGTCCGGTTTCTCTGCTGAGTTTATCGGCCCTGGGTCTCATTTTGGACACAACATCCTTTCAGAGCATGTTGTGCATTTTCAGTCCGCAAGAAAGCCTGCTGCAgtctggatttttctttaaaatccacAGCAAACAACCGTTTAGGTCAGAAATGTTTAGAATCATATTTAGAGCCGAATTATCAGCCTGTTCCTTCAAGCCGCTTTCTTTTTCCCACAAGAGCTATCGTATGCTTTATTTTTGTACTAAAAAGCTCTCTTTTGCCTGATTATTTCTGGCTTTCTGTAGTCTTTGCACCACCAGAGAGAGAGCACCAAGCACGGCAGATATCGCTATCAGTCTATTTTAGTTTGTGGATGTTTTTCCCcctaatacatattaaaaaaaaggaaatagagacCTGTGCAATTGTATTTTGAGGAGAGATGCTacataaaatgccttttaaaaaaaaaatatatatcctaaACCCCAGAAAACCTCAAATAGTTACGTACATGGTGGGGTTCTGGCTGGCAAGGGCAGGGATGGTGATTTTGTATAGGAAGAGCTGTCTTTGGTCTTGGCCAATTGCAGAGTGGAGCTGGTAAACAGGTTGTCCCCAGTTGTTTTTCTGGCAGATTTCTTCTAAGATCTAGAAGGGAGAAAAGGGATTTTTGCTCGGGTTAATTGCTGCGCAGCAGCCTTCtcgcccagctccagcccctgcACTGGTCAGCTTCCTTCCCTCCAAAGGGTTTTCAGGGGTGTCGTGGCAGCTTCCTCAAGGCTTagcaaaaaatatataaaataaatggcaGGCAGGATACCACATTCACCTTGAAGTATAAGATTCATCTGAATGTTTTATaccttaaaaatctgtttaattccTGAAGTTAATTACTACCCCGTTAAATCGGACGTCTTTGTCCTTTTGCTGATTAGCTGTTTTATTCTGTTATCGGTGTGGTTTTCTTTGAATTCTCCCCAGAAACTCTGTCTATGCACTTCTGTTTAACAGTGCTAAAATCCTAGGGTTGCATTCGTCTTCACTGCTCTGTTGCCTCCCTGGCTTAGTGGGTTACAGTGCATGAAAAGTCCAAatagtcttctttttttttaaaaaaaaaaaaaagaaaaaagaaaaaaggctgtgTTCCCATCCAATTAATTATACAGGCTTCAATAGGCGATTTCTGCTTCTAGTTTGAAAGAGAAATGCTGAACCACATTTGCCCCAGCCTTAGCACAGCTTATTCCATGGTAATTGGGAATCGCTGTCCAGAAATGCTCTTGCTTtggctttgtatttcttttttttaacccactGGGTATGTGCTGTCCCAAATGGGTTTGAACACAGCGTGGTGTTCCTGTGCCTCCCTGTGAGCGGTGCTCGgaccagttgttttttttcaagTAGCTCCACCAGACCTGACACTCAGCTGAGGAGGTGTTGGGTCTTGGGGCTTTGCGACATTGGCCATCCTGCCAGATGGGTCGGACCAGAGACCCCTGGGTGCCTCCAACTTGTGTCTTTCTGTGGCGTACCTTATTTAAAATTTacacttaattttatttaaaactaaaatgtcAAATTTAAATGTCAGTGCTGCTTTGAATTTTGTAATCGTAGCTCCAACAGAAGTTTAGCACTTTGTAGTGTAAATAAACTAGTTCATTACGTTTCTTGACTATGGCAACCCTTGTTCCCTGCCGTCCCAATGCCTTTATACGAATGTCAGTTTTATAATGTTACGTCAACATTTAAATCTTCAACAAGGCAGATCTACTTATTAACACCGAGCATCCCAACTAGGCAGCGGGAATGAAACCCATCGTTCAAAGGTGCTGTTGGAACGGTCTCGTTGCAGCGGATGGGAGAGGCTAACCAAGTTGACAAGTATTAATGAGGCTGTCCTATTAATGATGCTGTCATGAAGCAAGCTGTCGCTGTTTAAGACCTGCTGTTGTGAAATAGTAGTGGGGGGGGGATTAGGGAGCTCAGCTGATGGGAAAATGTGCCCCAAAAAACTAGTGTTGCAACGCCCGGCGCTGTTACTGCACAATTTGAAATACATGCAGTGGGGGTTTGGCATgcatgggaagaggaaaaaaatgaatttcaccTGCCCTAAGGCAGTGCAGCACCCCTCAGGCTATTTACATGCTGATAAATTACAATAAGGGGACTGTGAAATTTTGCAGCGGGGGGGAAAAACCACTTTCCGGTTTTCTAGGggagaaaagaatattttcatagACTCTGGCAAACCGGATGCCGTGGCAATTGAATTGTTAATAGGCAAAGATGTGCTTCAAAATTCAGGGTGAAGTTAGTTCCTCATGTTGCTTTGGATGATGTAAGGAAAAGGAGTTGCCATGAGAGCTGGACCCTCAGAAACTCGGGGAATTTGTTCCGGGTTTGTTCTCCTCAGCCCTCATCCATCCATCTGGATCCCAGTCCCGCAAGTACAACCACATCGGAAGCCTCCTTGAGCAACCAGAGTTTCCTGCGCTGGGCTGGGTTGTGCAGGCAGTCAACACCTCTTTCCCCATAAATGATTTTAAAACGTacattatttttctatatatgcGCATTCGTTCCTTGGTGAAGCCCCAGGCGACGCATCCTGTTTATCAAACCCATTTTGGGCAAGAATTTCTTTACCCTCGGTGCTTTTATGGGACGACAGCCATAGCTGGATTTCATCTTACACCCATGGGTGTTTATGAAAACTCTCCTCCGAGGGAGAGCGGACACTGTTCTCCAGCGAGGCGAGTGGGTATCGCAAGATGCAACTAGTGGTAttctatttttcttaatgtcttttGGGATGCAAGAAGGGATTTAGCTATCAGTCCCCAGTGCAGATTCAAGCAGGGGGCCGTTTTCCCAAAAGCATTTTGGGCAAAGACAACCTCTGGTCGGGATATTCACTCTCTTTTTCGCGCACGTACCTGAGGAGCGAGTTTGATCCCTTGGGGCTTTAGCGTGACGTGGTTCATCGGCGTGAGCTCCATTCCTGGCAAGAGGTCGTAGAGTTTAtcctctcccctcttttctcctttgagCTGGTATCCGCGCCCCAGGCCCGTGTACGCCAGGTAGCCGCGACCTCCCAGTCCTCTAACTCCCGCAGCCCCTACAGGTACATTCATGTAAATTTCTAGGAATGTAAGAAGGCATTAAACTGAATCAAATCACCGGAAAAATTACCCTGATTCTCGCTGAAATGGAAAAGTTAGCCCCATTCGCCGGGTTTGGGTAGAAGACGGGCAGGAGCCCCCCCATAGCCTTTTGCTGGGGTAACCCAGGCTCGGCATTGACGCCCTTTCTTTTTGGGCTCGTATGCTTGCACGGatgaggttttttgggggaagCCCTGCTTCATTCTGAGCCAGTTTCCATCTTCTCTGGTCAGTTTTGACTTCGTGACACCTTTCTAACTAGATTTGTCGTTCAAAGGCAGAGAGGGGACAGCTGGTATCATTTGCTACCCACCAGTGTAATTTCACTTTCATGAAGAATTCAGAGTTTATACAATCCCTTGCTTATATGAACCAAATtccctttatttttccccattaagCTTCCGTTTTTGCTCGGGGAGCCCtacttgggagtctggggagacTGCAAGGCAAGAGAGGGCTGGTGGGTTATCACATCTGCACCTTTCCCAATGCAACCTTCGTAGAAGCTGCTCGCACCTCTGCGAGCAAAAACatggggggcagcaggggaaaTTCCTGCTCCCCTTCCTTGACAAGGGGGAAAAATTGGCTTGTGTGGTCCTTGCCAGCCCTACTGGGCTGCCACGTGGGGTCCCAGCCTGCCGTGGGACCTGGCCATGGGCTTGGGGACACAAGCTGACTGCCACAGGTGTCATCTTCGGAAGGAAGATGAAACGGGcagattgatttcttttttttgctagcCCCTAAGCGTACTTCTGCACTTACCAAACAACGCCTGCAAAGATATTTCACAGGGGGGGGTACCTGAGCGTGGGGATTTGATTTGGTCCCAGGTGTGGTCACCCAGGATCAAAGGCAGAGCCTCAGCAGCTTTCAGAAATACTCTCTGTTTTCACAGACTGCTTATTATTAGGTTAATGATCCTCCCCAAAAAGGAGTCCATCTCCCAGAGCACGCAATTAATGGCTTTCTTGATTTCAGTACTGGTTCCCCACCCTGCGTCAGGGCGATGTGACCTCCTGGGAAAGGCCGTGGCTTTGGGTTCGAAAAAAACCAAGACCGGTAAAACTTTCCCTATGACCTtcaaagcaaagaggaaacaCAGCGGAGAGCTGTGCCGGTGGCTGGTTGAGGGAGTTGGCtctgaagaggggaaaggaaaattgTTCTATTTGGTCTTCCCTGCTGGGGCAAAACCAGGAGGATTCGTGGTTTCTTTACACTGGACGTAGGGCAATCTGGAAGCTGTTTCAGGCTTGCTCTGGGAAAATGGTCATTTTTTTCATGCCCCGCTTAGTCTGCTGGAAGATTACTATGCATTTGGGAAGGACAGAGCCTAAAAACTGTGTTTTTCGTCCCTCTCTGAAAGGGATCCAGCATCCAGGGCAAAGTCAACGCCCTCGACACGAGTCTAGGGAGCAGCCACCCAAGCCCCGCAGGAGTTATTTTGACAAAGCTGCGTATTGGCGTGACGGGAGTTACCTCGGATGGACGGGGGCCGGATGATGCTCCTGTTGCTGAGCCCCTTGGTGGCGGGGAAGTGGAGGTTGGGGATAGCTGCGTAGGCTTGGGGTGCGTAGAAAACCGGGGCGCCCAGGTAGGCGGTGGCGGGGTCGTACACATGTCCGAAGGTGTAGGTGTATTCTCCTTGCAGCATGGTACCTCTGCCGCCTGTGCCCCGGGTGTACCTGACGTAGCTGTCTTTGTCGACGGGTTTGGCTAACGTCACCTCGATCGGGGACCCGTCCAGCACCTTCACgccggggtggtggggagagagcACAGGAGAAGCACACGCGTAAGTCTCCAAAGCGCACGGGGGTTATCCTGCCTAGGGAGGCAGTTTCCCCACATGGTTTGCTAATGGGAtgggaagatggagaaaaacacccaaaaaagTCAAAATCTCCCTCCCACGGGTGGAAGAAGGCACTGGCTGGGTGAAAACTTAACGTGTTGAGAGCACCCAGCCCTACCCCTGCCGGGAGAGGCTCCTTAAGCGAATTAGCACAACATGAACCCTTCAAAAGGCTTCGCTTCCCTGCAAAGCAGCACGTAAGTCAGTGAGATTATACGTGCTCCTATGGAGAACAGCAGTAGCACTAAAAATAGGAGCGGGGTTAACACCTCTTTGGGAACAGCTCTTGCATTACAGTGCCGTGAATTACATGCAGCGCAAGAAGTACTAAATACAGCAACCTCCTTGCAAATCCGCATCTGAATTTGGAGCAGATGTTTTGGGTTGACCTTGTTTGTCCCGGTTTGCCATTCACACGCTGCCCTGCGAGTGTTTTTGTTGGCAGAGGTGGAACAAGGATGTGAGTGTGAGCCAAGGGAACCATAACCCCCCCTTTTGCTAGTCCTCATTTCGGCTTTGCTccgctttttttttctgatgggtgAACTACGGTCTGAGCTGGGCAAACATTTGGCATGAATGCAAGGAGCAAGAAGCTAAAATGAACAGTTTGTGTACATCAGGGTTGCTGAAAAACAAATTCAGGAGTATAAAAGCTGCCTGCGAAGAGAAAATAGGGCTAACACCTTCAGGATGTTTCTGTAGCTAATAAACTGGGCAGCTTTATTTCAGCTCCGTATAATGTACTGCACATAAGCCCCACAAATTAGCATTTACAGCAACTTTACCTTCCCATTCAAGGCTTTCATAGCTTCAACCGCGTCTTCTCTTTTATTAAAGTGCACAAAGGCATAATCTCTAATTTTCTTTACTCTCTCTACTGCACCTGCAGAAAATGTTGGAATATTAGTTGGAAATGGGTATTAGTTGGAAAATACGGATCTGAAAGAGCAACTGTGTTGGGTTATGAGCTCTTGGAGAGCAAAGGCTGACCAAGAGTAAAAGAGCAAGAGGACAGTGTCTTCTTACCTCTTAGGATGTATATATCAcgggaaaataaatataaaggtTGTAGTATTTCAAGGAACCCTAGAAATACTTGAGGTCAGACACCAGCAAGTTTCCCATTACACTGGAGCGGTTTTCTCCTGTCCAAAATGCTCTGTTGGATGCTACCTTTGGTCTTGTGTCTCTCTTCTGCTACAGACCACCGAGACCAGGATGGCTGAGCAGGACATGCAACAGCCCAGGATTTGGTGAGCTACAGGTAATGTCACCGTGTGGTCGCCATCTCCGTGGTTTTGTAGATGCATCGTACATGCTAATCAGAGGCAGCTTCAGGAAAGCTGATGCTTCTGCTGTAAAACAAGGAGGCTCTTCTCTTAACCATCAACTCAGGACGTTCAGTAAGAACAAACACAAGTCCTGTCTGGGACAGAGCAGCCCCACACATGGGGGTGGGCTGGGACCAACGGGGCCAGCAGGTCTGGCCCTCAGAAACAGCCCTTCCCGTGCGAGCGGGGTGTTCCTGGGATGGGGCCTCAGGTGGTGGGGgatccccgtccccagggatgCCCCGATTCGCCTGGACGCGGTCCTGATCAGCCTCCTGCAGCTGTGGCGTTGGCCCTGCTGGGAGCGGGGTTGGGCTGGAGACCCCCACCCTGGTGCCTCCAGCCTGAATCTTTCTACACCTTTGCGATTACCCACAAAAATTCAAATGTAAATGGCTTCTCGTTCTTCTCTTCTATGTCCATACTCTACAGCTTTCCCTtgtcagctgctctgctgctgggaaCTTCTTGGCACCGAGATACTCAGCACTAATAAGTTTGTCTCCAAAATAACCACACCGCTCCTGTTCCCTGTGGTCACAAGCTTCAGACATCTACCTTTTCTTCTCTAATTGTTCATCTTCCCCACTCCCGTGGGTTGGGAAGCACATCATCAACCAGCCCAGCCACCGAGCCTATAACATCCCCAAAGATATCCTTTGGAAATAAGGGATGCTGAACTGCTCTTCTGTTGGCTTCTTACCCTTTAAAGCTGAACAGGTGCGCAGGGAAATGTCCTACTGCCGCAAAAAGCGCTTACTTAAATAACTGCaggagaaaatatatttctttggaGTTCAGGGGGAGTCATTAGGAGCTCCAGCGGGCTAAATGAAGCCTGTCCCAGCCTATAACCTGAGCAGCCTGCACGTCTTCAAAATGTAAGTAGCACTTTGCTTCCTTCTGGGATCGGAGGGTGATTTTCTAAGCTCAAAGTTATGGGAGTTATATGCTGATGCCTTGTTTACAAGTCAAGGCTTTAATGAACTCTCTGTGTTTTGAAAATCCCCCTCCTGCCTCCTTGAGAGCTCTCTGCGTTACTGATCCTCGCTCAAGCCAAAAATCTGCTCTTCCCTGCTTCTGCCTCTGCCGGGGCAGAGCAATGTGATCCCCATCCTCAGGACACCTCCGTGGAGAGACCGTCCGTGTCATGTTATGGGGGAAAACTTGTCCCCTTCGGTACCTTTGGAGATCACAATCTTCCTGCTGGAAACTTTGCCAGGGATAAGGATTTTTGCCAAAATCTCTAGGTAGCAAGGGTAGGGCTTTTCAGTGAGACAAGTGATGCAGATCTCTATAGAAGTCATCCGGCACTGAATTTGGCACAGATTTAAGGGGTGATACTTGTACTATATTACGACTTGAGATGCATAAGCAGCATTCCTGGTAGTGTCTACGGAGCCCATAGCGATGTGGTAATTGCTCTGCCATGGGGACCTCTGGATCGTAATTCCTTTGGTTAGGGTTATTTTTTATGGGATGACTTGTTATCCTCAAAAAAGCTTCTTAATGCCCTGGATCAAATGTGCACTTCAGGCAAGCAGTACTGAAATGCAGCACAATGGATAAGGCAGATAACCAAGATGGGGAAGTGAATAATTTCAGATCCTTGCTGAC
Above is a genomic segment from Calonectris borealis chromosome 7, bCalBor7.hap1.2, whole genome shotgun sequence containing:
- the A1CF gene encoding APOBEC1 complementation factor isoform X2 — its product is MESNHKSGDGLTGTQKEAALRALIQRTGYNLIQENGQRKYGGPPPGWDGPPPERGCEIFIGKLPRDLFEDELIPLCEKIGKIYEMRMMMDFNGNNRGYAFVTFSNKQEAKNAIKQLNNYEIRNGRLLGVCASVDNCRLFVGGIPKTKKREEILAEMKKVTDGVVDVIVYPSAADKTKNRGFAFVEYESHRAAAMARRKLLPGRIQLWGHPIAVDWAEPEVEVDEDTMSSVKILYVRNLMLSTTEETIEKEFNNIKPGAVERVKKIRDYAFVHFNKREDAVEAMKALNGKVLDGSPIEVTLAKPVDKDSYVRYTRGTGGRGTMLQGEYTYTFGHVYDPATAYLGAPVFYAPQAYAAIPNLHFPATKGLSNRSIIRPPSIRGAAGVRGLGGRGYLAYTGLGRGYQLKGEKRGEDKLYDLLPGMELTPMNHVTLKPQGIKLAPQILEEICQKNNWGQPVYQLHSAIGQDQRQLFLYKITIPALASQNPTIHPFTPPKLSAYIDEAKTYAAEYTLQTLGIPTEGAEVPPAVPAFPGYTIANAAATVTATQLKQAVTMGQDLATYAAYEAYPAFAVAARSDGYGAF
- the A1CF gene encoding APOBEC1 complementation factor isoform X1 encodes the protein MESNHKSGDGLTGTQKEAALRALIQRTGYNLIQENGQRKYGGPPPGWDGPPPERGCEIFIGKLPRDLFEDELIPLCEKIGKIYEMRMMMDFNGNNRGYAFVTFSNKQEAKNAIKQLNNYEIRNGRLLGVCASVDNCRLFVGGIPKTKKREEILAEMKKVTDGVVDVIVYPSAADKTKNRGFAFVEYESHRAAAMARRKLLPGRIQLWGHPIAVDWAEPEVEVDEDTMSSVKILYVRNLMLSTTEETIEKEFNNIKPGAVERVKKIRDYAFVHFNKREDAVEAMKALNGKVLDGSPIEVTLAKPVDKDSYVRYTRGTGGRGTMLQGEYTYTFGHVYDPATAYLGAPVFYAPQAYAAIPNLHFPATKGLSNRSIIRPPSIREIYMNVPVGAAGVRGLGGRGYLAYTGLGRGYQLKGEKRGEDKLYDLLPGMELTPMNHVTLKPQGIKLAPQILEEICQKNNWGQPVYQLHSAIGQDQRQLFLYKITIPALASQNPTIHPFTPPKLSAYIDEAKTYAAEYTLQTLGIPTEGAEVPPAVPAFPGYTIANAAATVTATQLKQAVTMGQDLATYAAYEAYPAFAVAARSDGYGAF